Proteins found in one Planococcus citri chromosome 2, ihPlaCitr1.1, whole genome shotgun sequence genomic segment:
- the LOC135833994 gene encoding ATP-dependent 6-phosphofructokinase-like, whose translation MNPCLRAIVRSALYVGCTVFYVKEGYQGMIDDEIQEATWDSVSSIIHRGGTVIGSARSKEFLTDEGKMKAIKNLITRGINHLIVIGGDGSLTGAHELKKNWTRLLDNLVSQGLVTKDLADQHPYVKIVGTVGTIDNDFSGTDMTIGADSALHRIQEAVDSISSTAYSHKRTFILEVMGRHCGYLALKTALTCEADYVFVPEMPPPMNWAEDLEKKIKIGFVYGKRLHIIVLSEGAVDENHEPITADKVKQVLVGKMKIDTRVTVLGHVQRGGSPSAFDRILGSRLGAETVLAVLELHQDDEPVVVVLYSNQVQRVPLTTAVEKVKKVKQLLDENKFDEAIELRGRSFKSNFQNFKILSRLEPKKLSLDSQNRYNIAVLHIGTPVCGMNACLFSFVRNCLHRGSKVFGIFNGIEGFLAGHFREIQWSDVTGLVSEGGSYLGTKRTIPTDEMYPKFADQFDKYKIDGFLIIGGFEGYQAALEFIKRRDRHKEFRIPIALIPATINNNVPGSDFSVGADTAVNIIMKACDLFRQSALGTKRRVFIVETMGGKCGYLATAAGIASGVDSSWIFEEPYNIQHLTTEVEHMKMKMIDGKILRGLVLRNEMSSDNYNTDFFTRLYAEEGKHVFTARKNILGHVQQGDTPSVFDRSLAVKLSVNAVQWFFRQFENGTRDSEGRFSMSSDDSSVVIGIFGNQFCNTKINDLLPLVDMENRLVKCEWWMMYRPLLKILACHNSVYNDPNFR comes from the exons ATGAACCCTTGTCTGAGAGCTATCGTAAGGTCAGCTTTGTACGTAGGGTGTACAGTTTTCTACGTTAAGGAGGGGTATCAAGGGATGATCGATGATGAAATACAAGAAGCTACTTGGGATTCTGTGTCTTCGATTATTCACAGG GGAGGTACGGTGATCGGATCAGCTCGCAGTAAAGAATTCTTAACCGATGAGGGTAAAATGAAagctattaaaaatttaatcactcGTGGTATAAATCATTTAATCGTAATCGGAGGTGATGGGTCGTTAACGGGTGCCCACGAGTTGAAAAAGAATTGGACTCGTTTACTGGATAATTTAGTATCTCAAG GACTAGTCACCAAAGACCTGGCCGATCAACACCCTTACGTGAAAATCGTCGGCACCGTTGGCACAATTGATAACGATTTTTCCGGCACAGATATGACAATAGGTGCCGATTCAGCTTTACACAGGATTCAAGAAGCAGTCGACTCGATTTCTTCGACTGCTTATTCTCATAAACGTACTTTCATCTTGGAAGTTATGGGACGACATTGCGG GTATTTGGCTTTGAAAACTGCCCTAACTTGCGAAGCTGATTACGTCTTTGTGCCTGAAATGCCACCGCCGATGAACTGGGCCGAAgatttagaaaagaaaatcaaaatt GGTTTCGTGTATGGTAAACGACTTCATATAATCGTGTTATCGGAAGGAGCTGTCGATGAAAATCACGAACCAATTACCGCCGATAAAGTCAAACAGGTTTTGGTTGGAAAGATGAAAATCGATACTCGAGTCACCGTTCTGGGTCATGTTCAGAGGGGTGGAAGTCCATCAGCGTTTGATcgtattttg GGATCCAGATTAGGAGCTGAGACTGTCTTAGCAGTACTTGAACTTCACCAAGATGATGAACCAGTCGTAGTTGTCTTGTATAGCAATCAAGTACAACGAGTTCCATTGACGACGGCTGTAGAAAAAGTTAAGAAAGTTAAGCAGTTACTAGATGAGAATAAATTTGACGAAGCTATTGAACTTAGAGGAAG AAGTTTCAAGAGTAATTTCCAGAATTTCAAGATACTCAGTCGATTGGAACCGAAAAAGTTATCTTTGGATTCGCAG aatCGATACAACATCGCTGTATTACACATCGGGACTCCTGTTTGCGGCATGAACGCTTGCTTATTTTCCTTCGTACGGAACTGTTTGCATCGTGGCAGTAAAGTATTCGGAATATTCAACGGTATTGAAGGATTCTTAGCTGGACAT TTTAGAGAAATTCAATGGTCCGATGTAACCGGCTTGGTCTCAGAAGGTGGATCGTATTTAGGAACTAAGCGAACTATACCAACTGACGAAATGTATCCAAAATTCGCCGACCAGTTTGATAAGTACAAAATAGACGGATTCTTGATTATCGGTGGTTTTGAG GGTTACCAAGCAGCTCTGGAATTCATCAAAAGACGAGATCGTCATAAAGAATTCCGTATTCCTATTGCTCTTATACCAGCTACCATTAATAACAACGTACCCGGCTCGGATTTCTCAGTAGGTGCGGATACAGCTGTAAATATTATAATGAAA GCGTGCGATTTATTCAGACAATCTGCCCTCGGTACCAAACGAAGGGTGTTTATTGTTGAAACAATGGGTGGTAAATGCGGCTATTTGGCTACAGCTGCTG GTATCGCTAGTGGTGTGGATTCGTCGTGGATTTTTGAAGAACCGTATAATATTCAGCATTTGACCACAGAAGTTGAACAtatgaagatgaaaatgattGACGGAAAAATTCTACGTGGTTTAGTTCTAAG AAACGAAATGTCGAGTGATAATTACAATACAGATTTTTTCACAAGATTGTATGCCGAAGAAGGTAAACATGTGTTTACTGCAAGAAAAAATATTCTAG GTCACGTTCAACAAGGCGACACACCTTCGGTATTTGATCGCAGTTTAGCAGTAAAACTTAGTGTAAATGCTGTGCAATGGTTTTTCCGCCAATTTGAAAATGGCACTCGAGATTCCGAAGGTAGATTCAGTATGAGCAGCGACGATTCGTCGGTAGTTATTGGAATTTTCGGAAATCAGTTTTGTAACACGAAGATTAATGATTTACTGCCTTTAGTTGATATGGA gAATAGATTAGTGAAATGCGAATGGTGGATGATGTACCGACCTTTACTGAAAATCTTAGCTTGTCATAATTCGGTTTATAACGATCCGAATTTTAGGTGA